Proteins from a single region of Pseudorasbora parva isolate DD20220531a chromosome 22, ASM2467924v1, whole genome shotgun sequence:
- the vamp3 gene encoding vesicle-associated membrane protein 3 → MSAPGADGSGSAGSNRRLQQTQAQVDEVVDIMRVNVDKVLERDQKLSDLDDRADALQAGASQFETSAAKLKRKYWWKNCKMWAILIAVVVVIIIVIIIWTQSS, encoded by the exons AT GTCCGCCCCGGGTGCAGATGGCTCTGGTTCTGCAGGGAGTAACCGCAGGCTGCAGCAGACGCAGGCACAGGTGGATGAG GTTGTGGACATCATGAGGGTGAATGTCGATAAGGTCCTGGAACGAGACCAGAAGCTCTCTGACCTGGACGATCGTGCCGATGCCCTCCAGGCCGGTGCGTCCCAGTTTGAGACCAGCGCCGCCAAACTCAAGAGGAAGTACTGGTGGAAGAACTGCAAG ATGTGGGCCATTTTGATAGCCGTGGTTGTGGTCATCATTATCGTCATTATTA TCTGGACGCAGTCATCATAA